In the genome of Flexistipes sinusarabici DSM 4947, one region contains:
- a CDS encoding ATP-binding cassette domain-containing protein — protein sequence MNKSDMKGGVESPPFFLEAKNLNFSRNNEIILEDISFSGSFSGICLIKGMVGTGKTTLLKLIADIFEPDSGKVSLKYKDVESTKYFVHANPEFNFVMGNVQDEIKIAGLSSDKFDSYNNMDIDELSGGQLKKLSVLIAVESNKDIVIIDEPFEMLDDNEMMNVYETIVEKSGKKGFVIATHEDILDDVAEVMINL from the coding sequence ATGAATAAATCAGATATGAAAGGGGGGGTTGAAAGCCCCCCTTTTTTTTTAGAAGCAAAAAATCTGAATTTTTCAAGAAACAATGAAATAATCCTGGAGGATATCAGTTTCTCCGGATCTTTTAGCGGAATTTGTCTTATTAAAGGAATGGTTGGCACAGGCAAAACCACACTTTTGAAACTAATTGCAGATATCTTTGAACCCGATTCCGGCAAAGTCTCGCTTAAATATAAAGATGTAGAAAGTACTAAATATTTTGTTCATGCCAATCCCGAATTTAATTTTGTAATGGGAAACGTCCAGGATGAAATTAAAATAGCAGGGTTGAGCTCAGATAAGTTTGACAGCTACAATAATATGGATATTGATGAGTTATCTGGCGGTCAGCTTAAAAAACTGTCCGTTTTGATTGCAGTTGAAAGCAATAAGGATATTGTTATAATAGATGAGCCTTTTGAGATGCTTGATGATAATGAAATGATGAATGTTTATGAAACAATAGTGGAGAAATCAGGTAAAAAGGGATTCGTTATTGCTACACATGAAGATATTCTGGATGATGTAGCTGAAGTGATGATTAATCTGTGA
- a CDS encoding class II aldolase/adducin family protein — protein MRIEDQFVFYGKKCVKEGMTTSFFGNISFLQGDLLYITASGAMLDDLGRNDILQLNIKKESPAEKRASSELCVHRKIYERTSFKSVIHTHSLYTVILSKYKSQLSFQLSEVLPFLENIPVVEGRSGSMQLAENVATAAEKSTLVVVKEHGVFAQAPSLKEAYVRISALEYISKKTVLEQIYYRG, from the coding sequence ATGAGAATAGAAGATCAGTTTGTTTTTTATGGCAAAAAATGTGTAAAAGAGGGGATGACAACCTCATTCTTCGGTAATATTTCTTTTTTGCAGGGTGATCTGTTGTATATTACTGCATCAGGAGCTATGCTTGATGATCTGGGACGAAATGATATTTTGCAGCTTAATATTAAAAAGGAATCTCCTGCTGAGAAACGTGCTTCATCTGAATTGTGTGTTCATCGTAAAATATATGAAAGAACATCTTTTAAAAGCGTAATACACACCCACAGCTTATATACAGTTATTCTTTCAAAGTATAAATCACAACTTTCATTTCAGCTTTCCGAAGTGTTGCCTTTTCTGGAGAACATACCGGTTGTTGAAGGCAGAAGCGGCAGTATGCAGCTGGCTGAAAATGTGGCGACTGCCGCCGAAAAAAGTACCCTTGTGGTGGTGAAGGAACATGGTGTGTTTGCCCAGGCTCCATCATTAAAAGAAGCCTATGTCAGAATTTCTGCTTTGGAATATATCAGCAAAAAGACCGTCCTTGAACAGATATATTATCGGGGATGA
- a CDS encoding ABC transporter ATP-binding protein, translating into MYFYADQLSLSADGKTIFHDISFELLKGSITCVYGCNGSGKTVLLKTLLGLIQPDTGEIRKFVDNNEIGACLQFPEHLIYHSTVEKEIMSLTSDRELADEVLQNLGLTGKRNVSPMFLSEGQKRLMFLMSLFVSHSLLFIDEPFTSLDRTSIDFIADKMKVYAGNGKSILYTTNRVRETVHADKIVKL; encoded by the coding sequence ATGTATTTTTATGCTGATCAGCTGAGCTTGTCTGCGGATGGGAAAACAATATTCCATGATATTTCTTTTGAGCTCTTAAAAGGCAGTATTACATGTGTTTACGGATGCAATGGTTCCGGAAAAACAGTGTTGCTAAAAACATTGCTGGGGCTCATACAACCTGACACCGGGGAAATTAGAAAGTTTGTTGATAATAATGAAATAGGTGCCTGTCTGCAGTTTCCGGAACACCTTATATATCATTCAACAGTTGAGAAAGAAATCATGAGCTTAACTTCAGATAGGGAATTGGCTGATGAGGTTTTGCAAAATCTGGGACTGACAGGTAAACGTAATGTTTCTCCTATGTTTTTAAGTGAGGGGCAAAAAAGACTGATGTTTCTCATGTCGCTGTTTGTTTCGCATTCACTGCTTTTTATCGACGAGCCTTTTACATCTCTTGACCGTACGAGTATTGATTTTATCGCTGATAAAATGAAAGTTTACGCCGGAAATGGTAAAAGCATTCTTTATACCACAAACAGGGTCAGGGAAACTGTTCATGCTGATAAGATTGTTAAATTATAG